One genomic segment of Coffea arabica cultivar ET-39 chromosome 6e, Coffea Arabica ET-39 HiFi, whole genome shotgun sequence includes these proteins:
- the LOC113695045 gene encoding uncharacterized protein, translated as MKASIKFRDEQKPLVRAKIPLNVLSFPFQSGIVAGESKELSLNLSTFFDAGPAFKIAYRPNDSQNPFSLICKIGIGNFGSPISSPFTMSAEFNFVGSQNQNPSFFIHFKPKFGDFSIKKSHSSMALVKKVEPKLNAAVGNGEEAPPLVKHGYFEESGLFSGEEKIGVLPAESAAAATGIANSMMSGMAVNATTAFPLRSRAVLNFRWGLRFPSAAASDGVDAAVLIGKNVRTAGISFKNVPMLVMDKISIEHVAKKDSKDSKTGSGLNLAGSDDVAGVCLDVRKQLEIIQAENGLLRKALHDLRSDIAAGKMNISLSDGSGGRGGSGRGVEGRDGNKFDRRGNGGDRKQSELNGKSMEGDVNEELMKKTFVGATVV; from the coding sequence ATGAAGGCCTCAATCAAATTCCGCGACGAGCAAAAGCCCTTAGTCAGAGCAAAAATCCCATTAAATGTCCTCAGCTTCCCATTCCAATCAGGAATCGTCGCTGGCGAATCCAAAGAGCTCTCTTTAAATCTCTCCACTTTCTTTGATGCCGGCCCAGCCTTCAAAATCGCTTATCGCCCGAATGATTCTCAAAACCCTTTTAGCTTGATTTGCAAAATCGGAATTGGGAATTTTGGGTCTCCAATTTCGAGCCCTTTTACCATGAGCGCCGAATTCAATTTTGTTGGTAGTCAAAATCAAAATCCTAGCTTTTTTATCCACTTCAAGCCTAAATTTGGGGACTTTTCAATTAAGAAATCACATTCATCCATGGCTTTGGTGAAAAAAGTGGAACCAAAGCTGAACGCCGCTGTTGGCAATGGCGAGGAGGCGCCGCCGTTGGTGAAGCACGGGTATTTTGAGGAGAGTGGGCTCTTTTCCGGTGAGGAGAAAATCGGCGTTTTGCCAGCGGAGTCAGCTGCAGCGGCGACTGGGATAGCGAATAGCATGATGTCTGGGATGGCCGTGAATGCCACGACTGCTTTTCCATTGAGAAGCCGTGCTGTACTGAATTTCCGGTGGGGGCTTAGGTTTCCGTCGGCTGCTGCTTCGGATGGGGTTGATGCTGCAGTTTTAATAGGGAAGAATGTGCGGACGGCTGGGATTTCGTTTAAAAATGTCCCTATGCTTGTGATGGACAAAATCTCGATCGAACACGTAGCCAAGAAGGATTCGAAAGATTCTAAAACTGGGTCGGGTTTAAATTTGGCGGGGAGTGATGACGTGGCTGGGGTGTGTTTGGATGTGAGGAAGCAGCTTGAGATTATTCAAGCCGAGAATGGGCTGTTGAGGAAAGCTTTACATGATCTGAGATCAGATATAGCGGCTGGGAAGATGAACATATCCTTGTCGGATGGTAGTGGGGGCCGTGGTGGCAGCGGTCGTGGTGTCGAGGGGAGGGATGGGAATAAATTTGATAGGCGGGGCAATGGCGGTGACAGGAAGCAATCAGAACTTAATGGGAAGAGCATGGAAGGAGACGTGAACGAGGAACTGATGAAGAAGACTTTTGTTGGTGCTACTGTTGTTTGA